In Terriglobia bacterium, the following proteins share a genomic window:
- a CDS encoding VOC family protein, producing FYKNAFGAIEVFRVESADGTLFAEMSVQGARFFVADESASHGNFSPASLGGTSVRIDLLVADPDAVQARAVAAGAREISPVAAEEVGPRMGRIEDPFGHCWLIGSHWTGQPGGSLKQVGLWRGHRD from the coding sequence TTCTACAAGAACGCCTTCGGCGCCATCGAGGTCTTTCGGGTCGAATCCGCTGACGGCACCCTCTTCGCCGAGATGTCCGTCCAGGGCGCCAGATTCTTCGTCGCCGACGAATCGGCGTCCCATGGTAACTTCAGCCCGGCATCGCTCGGCGGTACGTCCGTCCGCATCGACCTGCTCGTCGCCGATCCCGATGCCGTGCAGGCCCGGGCCGTCGCAGCAGGGGCCAGGGAGATCTCGCCGGTCGCCGCCGAGGAGGTCGGCCCCCGCATGGGTCGCATCGAGGATCCGTTCGGACATTGCTGGCTCATCGGCAGTCACTGGACGGGTCAACCGGGAGGCAGCTTGAAGCAGGTCGGCCTCTGGAGAGGCCATCGGGATTGA